One genomic window of Euleptes europaea isolate rEulEur1 chromosome 8, rEulEur1.hap1, whole genome shotgun sequence includes the following:
- the MRPL15 gene encoding 39S ribosomal protein L15, mitochondrial has protein sequence MAAASGAGGSNRIKALELLRSLPRVSLINLRPNDGARQREKRRGRGLTGGRKSGRGHKGQRQRGTRPRLGFEGGQTPFYLVIPKYGYNEGHSRRRQYEPLSLKKLQYLIDLGRLDPTQPLDLTQLVNARGVTIQPLKRDYGVQLVEEGADTFAAKINIEVQMASELAIAAVEKNGGVITTAFYDPRSLDVLCKPVPFFLRGQPIPKRMLPPEDLVRYYTDPTNRGYLADPLKIPEARLELSKKYGYVLPDITKDELFEMLSRRKDPRQIFFGLAPGWVVNMSEKKILKPTDEKLLKYYSS, from the exons ATGGCGGCGGCGTCTGGTGCTGGCGGTAGCAACAGAATCAAGGCCTTAGAGCTGCTGCGCTCCTTGCCCAGGGTCAGCCTCATCAACCTGCGACCTAATGATGGCGCCAGGCAACGG GAAAAGCGACGTGGACGTGGGTTAACTGGAGGCAGAAAAAGTGGCCGAGGTCACAAAGGACAGAGGCAAAGAGGAACCCGGCCTCGGTTAGGCTTTGAAGGAGGTCAGACTCCATTTTATCTGGTTATTCCAAAATATGGCTACAATGAAGGACATAG CCGCCGGCGCCAGTATGAGCCCCTCAGTCTCAAAAAATTGCAGTATCTGATTGACTTGGGTAGACTTGATCCCACACAACCTTTGGATTTGACACAGCTTGTTAATGCCAGAGGTGTAACAATACAGCCACTCAAAAGAGATTACGGTGTACAACTGGTGGAAGAG GGTGCTGATAcctttgcagcaaaaataaatattgAGGTACAGATGGCTTCTGAGCTGGCCATTGCAGCAGTTGAAAAAAATGGGGGTGTTATTACTACAGCCTTCTATGATCCAAGGAGTTTGG ATGTTCTTTGCAAGCCAGTGCCATTCTTCCTGCGAGGCCAGCCTATTCCAAAGCGCATGCTTCCTCCTGAAGATCTCGTCCGTTACTATACAGATCCGACTAATCGTGGGTACTTGGCAGATCCATTAAAGATTCCAGAAGCCAGGCTGGAACTTTCCAAGAAATATGGTTATGTCCTACCAGATATTACAAAAGATGAACTCTTCGAAATGCTGAGCAGACGCAAGGACCCGAGGCAGATTTTCTTTGGCCTTGCTCCAGGCTGGGTGGTAAACatgtcagaaaagaaaattctgAAACCAACAGATGAGAAGTTGCTAAAATACTACAGCTCATGA